attgTCCATGATATAggatcaaatatttttttattctctttcccaatattattattcgtTATAGTAATTTCTCTATCATCATAAGCATTATTCTCcatattgtttttaaattcttgatttaatttttcaaaagtttGAAGATTTGATAAGGCTGAATCAACTGTACACCAAGTACCAGTTCTACCACAACCTGCTGAACAATGTACAACAATTGTCGGTATATAATCTTCtgcaaaaaaattattaccaaataatttatcaatgactttatcttttaaattaatagcTTGAACAATCTTTGTAGGATCTACCAATGTACCAAAATCTGGCcaatctttaatttgtaattgtaaagttttaaaagtacattctttattattaatagtataagtcaattcaataattcttacaattaaacaattttgATGATTTTCAGTgtattgattatttaatttaataaagttattattacaacCAATGGAAAgttcatctaataatttgacATGAATACCATTATAATTGCCTTCAGACCAATAATCAAAACATTTTTCAACAGAATTTTCATATTGATCTgttaaacaaataataattggaacattattatttaagatACATGTATAAAAATCATGAACTGTAGATAATAATGGAGCCTGAGTAGCAATGTAACGCAATTTTCTTGaagttttataaaatttgtcatttttaatagtagttttactattattattactagttccattattattaagattACTATTGTTTGCAGTTGTATTGAAATTTGTTGAAGTTGGTTCAATAGATGAGTAATTTATTCCACTAATAGGTGTGGTAATTGTAGAACAAGTAGAAGAATTGGAACTTGAACTTATTggtgtattattattattaatattagtagtagtagtagtagtatcGCTTGTcatattggtattattttcaaaaaccAATTGTggtaaattcaaataactTGCATTAATATagttttcatttaaatctatagaaattgaatttgtcttggaattattttgtaaaaatgAATCTGTTGATATTGGAATTGGTAAAGAAAaggatttttttttcaatacaaCTCTCGAATGTTCAAAGGggaaaatatctttataaCGATTCTTATTACCTAATTCTACACCTGAAgatataatgattttattgGAGCTATCactcatattattattataacttttttccaaaagaaaatcatcttcatcatcatcatctaaaTCTAATGAAGTGTATTTTTTCCTTGATTTGGTTAAATTCATAAAATCAGAATGAGATAATGCTCTTCTATCATAAGAAGGTGAATTTGTTAAAGTTGGTTGAGAGTTGTTCAAGTTCGATTGAGAGTAGCTCAAGTTTGATTGAGAGTAATTCAAGTTTGATTGAGTTGTGTTCATGGTTGATTGAGAGGTATTAATGTTTGAAATTGGTTCTTCCAAGATTTTCCCAATCTTGTGGAATTGAAGATTTGaattatcttttgaaaaaaatggattTGACTCTGgtagaatattattagttatGGCCATGCtattagtagtagtagtggTGGTAACAgtagtagtattatttgtgGTTATAGTtggaaatttaaaactattggataattttttagaagTTAAATTTGAAGTACTATTTGAAAGGCatttatttaatcttttcCTTTCTAATTGAtctaatttttgatattgtaaaatgaattgaattttatttaatttcatcaaatCTTGAAACCAACttggaataattttattaatcatatcaattggataatttttgatcatttctaaatatctaatttggaattttaatttatctttttcaataattgattttcttttcttggGGAATTGGAAATTAGaatttgttttataatcatttgaatttgaattacaAAAAGTTGATATGGAATTTTGtgaaattgatgatgataaattaatcgATTTTATTGGAGATAAATCGTTTGCCAATATAGAGGAAGAAGattcttcatctaatttatttaaaaattccaatttttgattttcttctctttcctctttaatattaacgGCACTTAGATAAGATTCTAAATTcataatttcttcattttgtTTAAACTTAAATAACGGTTTGGGAGATATCGAATCATTAGGTAATTGGAATTTCAATAGAGCAGATATTGGAGAAGATGATGAGATCGGAGATTCTGAATTCAAGGATAAAGGTgacaaatttttattaagaaaagaatTTGGGTTTGAATTTGTAGTTGGAGTAGATTTTGATAGAAAAATGTTTGGTTTAGAAAATTCAGGCATTgctattttcaaatcattatctaatacatttgaatttgaatttgaatttgaatttgaatttaacaTCGggtttatatttgaatttgaataatcaatatattgTGGGAATAAAACTTCAAATTGTTGGAACCCAGAAGACAAGACTGATATGGAAATAGAATCATGTAATGGAGTAGTTTGATCCAAGACAAAATGATCTAAAATCTTCAATGACATGTTATAACAAATAGAAGAGATCAAATCATCtgaattttcatttttttcatcatcatacAAGatgattttcaaatttgttttaaaagttGAATGTTTTTCCTTTATAGTTTGTTGATCAATTGGagataaattttctaataatctATTAAAAGTGAAAGTTCTTCTCTTTAATAGAGTGGAAGGTAAAGTTAAATGAAtggaatttttaatagaagatttagaaaacCCATTAAACGAACGAACAtcgaaaattaaaagattattgTTGGAATCATCCAAGTCTAACAATAGTTTACCCAATTCAATAGCAGTAATCAGATTTACACCAATAGGttttacaaatttatttttttgtggGGAAAAAATCGTTGGTAAATTTGTTGTGGTgattgattttaaaaaaattgggCTATTACTTAAACTTGATTGTGGAGAGATTGAAGAGACACTTGAATTTCTATAATGATgagaatttgaattgttgttgttatttaGCTTCGGATTTACTAGAAATGGGGTTGAAGAAATCGAAGAAGAGATTGACGATGAAGAAGACATGTTTGGTGTGGTATTAGTacgaatattattattattattagaggTGTTATTAGAggtgttattattattggtcTGTTTGATAGTATGCATGGGGGAAGTTGTATGTGTAGTGGCCGTCGAGTCGAAAATCAATTCATTAGTGGTTGTATTACCATTTGTAGTATCAAAAGAATGATCGACGTTTGAAACATCTTTTGATGCTTCTTGTATAGTCATGACAATTCCTTTGTATATTTATGATGAGATTAAGTCTGATATTGCATTTGCATACGTATTTGGGGTTTAGTTTTGTAtctacttttatttttactgagttgtttctttttttttcctaaaTTGCcacaaaattattgaataaaataagaGATATTAATCAACTAGTAAAGAGATACCAAACGTAATCGAGtgaattatatattatgaaGACACGGTTGAGTATTAAAaagagagaaaaaaaatttagagaTGTCAAAAAGAGAGTAAAGAGAAATGGTTAAAAGAGTGATGATGAACAATGAACaatgatataatataaCGACAAGATATACTATAAATCACAACATCTCACGATATTAACAACagaccaaaaaaaaaaaaaaatttaaactcaaaaataaaaaattggaatttaaTATGTTTTAGTGATTAATCTGAGTTATTCCTTATTAAGCTCCGATACCTAAACGTCAAATT
This DNA window, taken from Henningerozyma blattae CBS 6284 chromosome 3, complete genome, encodes the following:
- the PTP3 gene encoding tyrosine protein phosphatase PTP3 (similar to Saccharomyces cerevisiae PTP3 (YER075C); ancestral locus Anc_7.264) — protein: MTIQEASKDVSNVDHSFDTTNGNTTTNELIFDSTATTHTTSPMHTIKQTNNNNTSNNTSNNNNNIRTNTTPNMSSSSSISSSISSTPFLVNPKLNNNNNSNSHHYRNSSVSSISPQSSLSNSPIFLKSITTTNLPTIFSPQKNKFVKPIGVNLITAIELGKLLLDLDDSNNNLLIFDVRSFNGFSKSSIKNSIHLTLPSTLLKRRTFTFNRLLENLSPIDQQTIKEKHSTFKTNLKIILYDDEKNENSDDLISSICYNMSLKILDHFVLDQTTPLHDSISISVLSSGFQQFEVLFPQYIDYSNSNINPMLNSNSNSNSNSNVLDNDLKIAMPEFSKPNIFLSKSTPTTNSNPNSFLNKNLSPLSLNSESPISSSSPISALLKFQLPNDSISPKPLFKFKQNEEIMNLESYLSAVNIKEEREENQKLEFLNKLDEESSSSILANDLSPIKSINLSSSISQNSISTFCNSNSNDYKTNSNFQFPKKRKSIIEKDKLKFQIRYLEMIKNYPIDMINKIIPSWFQDLMKLNKIQFILQYQKLDQLERKRLNKCLSNSTSNLTSKKLSNSFKFPTITTNNTTTVTTTTTTNSMAITNNILPESNPFFSKDNSNLQFHKIGKILEEPISNINTSQSTMNTTQSNLNYSQSNLSYSQSNLNNSQPTLTNSPSYDRRALSHSDFMNLTKSRKKYTSLDLDDDDEDDFLLEKSYNNNMSDSSNKIIISSGVELGNKNRYKDIFPFEHSRVVLKKKSFSLPIPISTDSFLQNNSKTNSISIDLNENYINASYLNLPQLVFENNTNMTSDTTTTTTNINNNNTPISSSSNSSTCSTITTPISGINYSSIEPTSTNFNTTANNSNLNNNGTSNNNSKTTIKNDKFYKTSRKLRYIATQAPLLSTVHDFYTCILNNNVPIIICLTDQYENSVEKCFDYWSEGNYNGIHVKLLDELSIGCNNNFIKLNNQYTENHQNCLIVRIIELTYTINNKECTFKTLQLQIKDWPDFGTLVDPTKIVQAINLKDKVIDKLFGNNFFAEDYIPTIVVHCSAGCGRTGTWCTVDSALSNLQTFEKLNQEFKNNMENNAYDDREITITNNNIGKENKKIFDPISWTINIFRKQRISMVQNINQYLFIYDCLIYYFTLKLHENCSFNDKREITPLTQNYLNSMTKFLDELDELEFIDNFVKAKTTETLPTFI